A genomic window from Salvelinus sp. IW2-2015 linkage group LG13, ASM291031v2, whole genome shotgun sequence includes:
- the LOC111971237 gene encoding voltage-dependent calcium channel gamma-1 subunit, whose amino-acid sequence MRSKNCSYFKHFTKEEEAKGFEAKTQKEYNLSAAAIAVFSLAFMTLGSLCVVCSFGKGRDYLLRPAGMFFAFAGLCIIISVEVMRNSTKRMIDSEETVWEQYYYSWSFECACTSFVLLVFSGLSLLIISMPQMPRNPWETCD is encoded by the exons ATGAGAT CCAAGAACTGCTCCTACTTCAAACACTTCACTAAGGAAGAAGAGGCCAAAGGGTTCGAAGCCAAAACTCAGAAAG agTACAACCTCTCAGCTGCGGCCATCGCTGTGTTCAGCCTGGCCTTCATGACCCTGGGGTCGCTCTGTGTCGTGTGCTCCTTCGGGAAGGGGAGGGACTACCTGCTGAGGCCTGCTGGGATGTTCTTTGCCTTCGCAG GTCTCTGCATCATCATCTCTGTTGAGGTGATGCGGAACTCCACCAAGCGGATGATTGACAGCGAGGAGACCGTCTGGGAACAGTACTACTACTCCTGGTCATTTGAATGTGCCTGCACCTCCTTCGTCCTCCTGGTCTTCAGTGGCCTCAGCCTGTTGATCATCTCCATGCCCCAGATGCCACGCAACCCCTGGGAGACCTGTGATTGA